In Palaemon carinicauda isolate YSFRI2023 chromosome 38, ASM3689809v2, whole genome shotgun sequence, a single window of DNA contains:
- the LOC137630358 gene encoding uncharacterized protein: MVGAYTSRDDRVRVIQCFELGLSTAEIVRQTDVKERTVQNIVARYKASGRKEVPLPARKCGRPPLLSERSISLLRREAELNPLFSARQFREKHPEILGKCKVRTLQTYLSVKLGFKSVVAPKKSLLTDAHIKKRKLFFDKFGKWDVNDWKQVLFTDESTFHCSASTSTKVWRSPRYNKYSEKLIRPREKFPKTLMVNKGAREYALS, translated from the coding sequence ATGGTGGGTGCGTATACTTCAAGGGATGATCGTGTAAGAGTCATTCAATGCTTTGAATTAGGTTTAAGTACCGCTGAAATCGTTCGCCAGACGGATGTAAAGGAACGAACCGTCCAGAACATTGTTGCGAGATACAAGGCTTCAGGAAGGAAAGAGGTACCCCTCCCTGCCAGGAAGTGTGGGAGACCCCCCTTGTTATCTGAACGATCTATTTCGCTTCTGAGACGTGAAGCAGAGCTTAATCCTTTGTTCAGTGCTCGTCAATTCCGGGAAAAACATCCTGAAATTTTAGGAAAGTGTAAAGTACGTACTTTACAGACGTACTTGTCTGTAAAGTTAGGATTCAAGAGTGTTGTGGCGCCTAAGAAGAGCTTGCTAACTGACGCCCATATTAAGAAACGAAAGTTGTTTTTTGATAAGTTTGGTAAATGGGACGTTAATGACTGGAAACAAGTGTTGTTCACTGACGAATCGACATTTCATTGTTCGGCAAGCACCTCGACGAAAGTTTGGCGAAGTCCACGCTACAATAAATACAGTGAAAAACTTATTCGTCCTCGTGAAAAGTTCCCTAAAACTTTGATG